A segment of the Thermodesulfobacteriota bacterium genome:
CTTCAAAAAAATGGCATAGCTGTAAACCGATTCAGAGACATACTTGATTTTATCAAAGAAAAAATGCCGGATGTTCTCAATACCCCCCAGAACTGGGAACTTATTACCGACGGCAAATCAATTAAGTTTGTTAACAAGATTACATCTAAGAGCTTTGAGCTTGCAAAGGATACTAGTCAGTATCTTTTCTCTTTCCCGGAAAGTTAGAAATTTATTTAGTAATCGATAGAGTAGCCCGCTCTGCTTTCGAGCCTTCAGATACAACATCTGGAATGGAGGTAAAGGATATGCGAAGAGGGGCCGACTCTGATGCCTCGTGCATTGAGCCGAAATATATGCTGTTCATACCGTAGCGCTCGTTAATTTTATCCACTGCCAGAGCCAGCTTATCCTTTTTAAACTCATTTGAGAAAAGAGAGTAGCTTGTCTCGCCTATCGGGGTAAGTTCAGATAAAACAATGGCAGCGCTAAGAGGGGTAAGCCCTGTGGGCCGGTGTTTCCAAATCTCTGAAAAAGCATAAATCATGCTCTGGGTGTCGTGGCGCTTTCCTATTTTAAGAGTTTTTTTCCAGCTATTTTGAGCATCAAAATATTTCACCTTAATCGTTATCCTTCCGGCCAGGTACTTAAGCCTCCTAAGCCTAAAAGCGGCTTTATGTATGAGCCTAATAAATACAGCCCGCACCTTCTCTTCAGTTCTCATATCAGGCGCCATCACATGGGAGTGACCAACAGTTTTTCTCTGAGTCTCTTTAACCGGCACTTCTTCGCCGGCCAATAGAAGGCTAAGACGCTTTCCCCCTATATTACGCCAAATATCCAAGAACCTATCCCCTGATAAGGAATAAAGATCCTCTACGTTGTGGATACCGTGCTTTTGAAGACGGACCTGCATCCTGCTTCCTATTCCTGGCAGATCCCCAAGAGATAGCCCATAAAGGGCGCTTGGCAGATCGTCTTTTGTTATAACAGTAAAACCGTCTGGCTTTTGCATCCCGCTTGCAACTTTTGCTATAAAGCGGTTGGGAGCTATACCGACCGAGCAGCGAAGATACTCCCCTGCATTCTCTTTGATGGATTCCTTTACTTTATGACCTAGAGAAACCGCATTGTCATAGCGCCTATGTCTTCCCGTAAGAACACACGACATCTCATCAATTGAGTGAACGCTGTCTATAGGCAAAACTTTTCTTACAGCACTTACTATTTTGTTATGGCAATCGATGTATAGAGTTGGCCTTGCCTCTACAACATTTAGATCGCGGCAGAGCCTTTTTGCAGCACCAACACGGGTGCCGGTCTTTATTCCAAACCTCTTGGCCTCGTAGCTTGCGGCAATACAGCACGTAGTATCGGCCATCACAGGAACTACAACCGTAGGAAGTCCCCTTAGCTCAGGGCGCAGCTGCTGCTCCACTGAGGCAAAATATGAGTTCATATCGAGAAAAAGAAAATCAAGAGTTTTATCTGAGTGCTGATCCATAAATATCTTCCCCAACAAAATAATTATGGACGCTTTTTAGAACTACGCCAAGGGGGTTTTATTGCAAATATTGATAAATAGAGATTTGGGCAAAATAGGGCGTGAAAAAACTGTGAAGTATATTACTCATCTAGAAATTCAATAGACTCTTCAAACTCCTCCGCCATGCTTGGGTGGCCATGACGGTTGGCGGCTTCTATACCTTTAGCGTAAGAGTCTTTTGCTTTTTCGGTATCCCCAATTCGCATATAGCACTCAGCCATCATACGGTATACCGCACCCTCATCGTCTTTTAGCTTTAAATATTCGTTTATTTGCGCAATTGCTTGTTCGTACTGCTCAGATTTAAAGAGCTCATTTGCAAGTCCGTAGTGTCCCAAGGGATTTTCTGGATTTTTTTCTATTGCTTTTCTTAGCTGGTCGATCCTAATATTGCTCATTTATAAAGACATCTCCACATGAGATAATTTCATATGATTCTAGCATAAGATGATATTGCGACAAGGTTGTAAAAAAATTAAACCTCAGAAATATTGATTGTTTATATATATCCTGCATACTCATATGCGAGCAATTAACCTGAGATAAAACAGCTTGATAATTGGTGGATAATGTATAGAAAAATTTTAGATTTCTTATTTCAACTTATAGCCGTAAGACAGTACCTAATATTCACAGGCATGTTTTTTGTGCTAACAGCGCTGTGCCTCTACATTCTGGACGTGCAGTTAAGACCACAGGGCTGCGGAGATATGATCTCCCTTGAGTTGCTATTTACCAAAAGCGCGATGAGCGATTTCCTTGGCTCCTGCGGAGAAGACGGAGTGAGGGCGCATCTAATTCTGCTTTGGGTTGACTATATCTTTGTAATTGCTTATGTAGGTTTTATGGCAAACCTGCTGGGATCACTGCTTAGGAAAATCCACTATGAGAGAGCGCTGACATTATTCTCAATACCGATTATCGCAGGTGTCTTAGATTTTATAGAAAATACACTCTTGCTCTATCAGCTTCAAAATATTGATAAATTGAGCGGCGCTTTAGTATTTATTACCTCCATTATTGCACTTGTGAAGCTAATACTTATAGTTATTGCTATAGTTCTGATTCTTTATTTTTTATTCAGTAAGAAACCGGCACAGAGTTAAATAAGTTTTAATCTTGGCTATGCCAGTCCATGCCTCATAGAAAACTTAACTAGATCAACAAGGTTGTGAATCTCAAGTTTTTTCATGATATTGGCCCTGTGAGTCTCGACAGTTTTCACACTTATTGATAATTCCTTTGCAATTGCGCTGTTACTAAAACCATCTATTATCAAGCCAAGAACTTTTTTCTCCTTATCGCTAAGAACTTTAATTTTTTCCCCTTCCTTGTCTAGTTTTTCCAATATAACTTCGGGCGCTTGATATAGTGGGCTTTTATAAACGCGGTTATCTTCGACACACAAGATTTGGAAAAAGAGACTCTATCTGAGTGTATCTGTACAATAAATAGGGGTGGATTATGGTTTAGGAAAAAGATAATGGAAGTATTTATTACCGAGCAGTTGGCTATTAATAAAAGCTCTACAAATTTAACTCCTGCAATTCCTTCCTTCACCAGAAGAGAGCTTGAGATAATACAGCTAGTAGTAAGTGGTCAAAAGAACAGAGAAATTGGTGATAAGCTCTTTATCAGTGAAAAGACAGTAAAACATCACTTAACAAAAATATTCAGAAAGCTCAATATTAACAGGCGAGTTCAACTCAAAGGTTTAATATAGATATCGGCTCATTATTAACGTATTCGATATTCAGCAGCTATTTTATGCCAATTGTACAATAAGCTTATACGTGCTAGAATGTAGACTCCCAAGGACCAGAAAAGGGAGGATATCTATAATGAGATGTTGGAAATGGCGGCAGCTTATCTTACTTGTGTTCACAGCCGGATTAATCACTGGCTGTGCTAATCTTCAAGCAATACAGGATTTTAGTGTTGGCACTTCGGATTTTGCAAATTCATATGACAGAGTCTATCCAGGAACTTATGATACCTGTCTTACCAGCGCAGAAATCAGAAATGTAATAATAGAGCTTGGAGAAACTCCATCAAGAGCTCCTCTCACGCAGCTGGAAGACGATAAAGGAATGTGCGCCCCATATAAACCGACAACAAAGGCATTTAGCGAAAGCGCAAAGGCGCTTTATGATTATAGCCAAGCTCTTGAGCTAGTAGCCCAGCAGAATCAAAGCCCTTCATTTAGAAAAACCCCTTTTATTCCTAGATTTCAAGGCATTGATCCTAACATAGTGGACACTGTACCTGAACTTGGTAACAGCAAAAAACAGGTTGAGTTAGTAAATCAGTGGGAGCCGTATTTTAAAACTTTCTTTGCTCAAAAAACACCACAAGAAGTAATTTTGGAAACCGGTCCTTATGTAGATGCTACATTAGAGTTGTTAACAGAATTTAGCAATATTTATCAGATTCAGCTTGATGACTATGAAAGAAATATTACCGTACTTGATAGAGTGATTGAAGACACTGGCTCAAGCGATGTGATTAAAAGGACTTTTGTGATTAACAATAGCCGGGATAAAGACTCACGGCAGGAGCTTTTAAAAAACTACAACCAGGCACTTATCTCAGTTATAGAATCACAGAAACGTTTATTCCAGCGCTCAGAGCTTGACTCACCTCATTACAGTGACCCGATATTTCAGCAGGATATGCAAGAATTTCTGATCAATATCTCAAATCTCGTGCAGCAGTCGAAGCTAATTGCAGAATAGGGCAGCAAATACTATATAAGGCTTAGGGGCTATCGTCACTGTTTGTTGTATGAGATTTTATAAATAATACCCTCTAAGTCATCTGATACGTATAGCTCACCCTTTTTGCCCACAAGAATATCAACAGGCCTTCCATATTTTTTAGTCGCAGTGAGCCATCCGGCAGCAAAATCCAATGTTTCTATAGGCTTGCCATCTTTCATCTTTATCCTAACAACTTTATATCCCGTTGGAATAGAGCGGTTCCAAGATCCGTGATATGCCACAAATAAATCACCGCTATATTCTTCAGGAAACATTTCGCCTTCATAAAATGATAGACCTAGTGGAGCTGAGTGTGCTTGAATTTCAACCACTGGAGCTATCGTGCTCTGACACCTGTTAGGGTTACCATAATCAGGATCAGGAATTTTATCGCCGTAGCAATATGGCCAGCCATAATCTTTGTTTTCACTAACTATATTTACTTCATCAGGAGGAAGATTATCACCGAGCCAGTCTCTCCCATTGTCAGTTGCCCAGAGCTCACCGGTTACGGGATGCCATGCAATTCCAACAGAGTTTCTAAGCCCCCTGGCAAAAATCTCTCCATTTTTGCCGTCAGGATCAAACCTCATTATAGTTGCTCTTCTCTCGTCTTCAATACACACATTGCAAGAAGAGCCGATTGAGACGTACATTTTCCCATCAGGCCCAAAAGATACTGTTCTAGTAAAGTGCCCCTTTGTCGGCAGATCGGGGACAAGAATTTCTTTTTCACCTAAGTCATTGTTTAAACCATTATATTTAAACCTAACGATTTGATTTGTCTCACCTATATATAGGTATCCATCATGAAATGCGATTCCATGTGGGCGTTTTAGTCCTTTAGCAACAACTTTATTGCTTATAACTGTGCCGTTCTTCTCTGAAAGTGCTACAACAGTGCCTTCCCCAATAATTGTTACAAACAGTCCTTGGTCCGGACTAAGTGCCATAAACCTGGGCGAGCCTAAATCTTTAGCATATTCCTCAATAACAAATCCTTCGGGCACAGTTATTTTATCAGCAGAAGCTAGTGATATACTGGGGATAAAGATTGAACAAAATAGTAATATTAAGCACAGTGAGTTCTTATTAGTCATAGAAAATATTTTAGCTGGGAAATATTAGAATTTATACAAAAAAATACTAGATAAGAAGGTCTTTATCTTTCTCAGATTCAGCATCCAGATTAAAAAGCAGGTCATTCTCGAGCAAATTCTCTGTAGTGCTGTCAAAAGTAGTTAAAACTCTGGCGTTATCGAAATTAAAAGTCTTTATAAACTCTTTTATAATCGATTCCTCAATATCTTCAACCGCTACTTCATCCCTACCTAGCCAGCCGGATACTGAAGTCATTTTTACATCAGGGATACCGCATGGAACAATCATATCAAAATAAGAGAGATCTGTATTTACGTTCAGGGCAAATCCATGATAGGTAATCCATCTTTTAACTCCTACGCCTATTGATGCGATCTTATGCCCATCAACCCACACGCCCGTTAGACCTTCAATTCGGTTAGCCTCTATTTCATATCCTGCGAGTACTGAAACAATAAACTCCTCAAGACCCCTTAAATACTTATGAAGATCACGGCCCTTAGAGTTTAAGTCCAATATTGGGTAGCCAACAACCTGACCCGGACCATGAAAGGTAATATCTCCGCCTCTACTTATCTCTTCAAAGTGTATGCCCCTCTCTGAAAGATACTTCTCATTGATTAAAAGATGTCCTTTATCGCCTTTGCGTCCTATGGTGAAAGTTGGCGGGTGCTCAAGTAATAAAAGGGTATCACCTATTTCCCCATTTTTTCTTTTCTCGATAAGCCGCATTTGAAGATCAAGTGCATCTTTATATGCT
Coding sequences within it:
- a CDS encoding DNA polymerase — translated: MDQHSDKTLDFLFLDMNSYFASVEQQLRPELRGLPTVVVPVMADTTCCIAASYEAKRFGIKTGTRVGAAKRLCRDLNVVEARPTLYIDCHNKIVSAVRKVLPIDSVHSIDEMSCVLTGRHRRYDNAVSLGHKVKESIKENAGEYLRCSVGIAPNRFIAKVASGMQKPDGFTVITKDDLPSALYGLSLGDLPGIGSRMQVRLQKHGIHNVEDLYSLSGDRFLDIWRNIGGKRLSLLLAGEEVPVKETQRKTVGHSHVMAPDMRTEEKVRAVFIRLIHKAAFRLRRLKYLAGRITIKVKYFDAQNSWKKTLKIGKRHDTQSMIYAFSEIWKHRPTGLTPLSAAIVLSELTPIGETSYSLFSNEFKKDKLALAVDKINERYGMNSIYFGSMHEASESAPLRISFTSIPDVVSEGSKAERATLSITK
- a CDS encoding tetratricopeptide repeat protein — translated: MSNIRIDQLRKAIEKNPENPLGHYGLANELFKSEQYEQAIAQINEYLKLKDDEGAVYRMMAECYMRIGDTEKAKDSYAKGIEAANRHGHPSMAEEFEESIEFLDE
- a CDS encoding LuxR C-terminal-related transcriptional regulator, coding for MEKLDKEGEKIKVLSDKEKKVLGLIIDGFSNSAIAKELSISVKTVETHRANIMKKLEIHNLVDLVKFSMRHGLA
- a CDS encoding LuxR C-terminal-related transcriptional regulator, whose amino-acid sequence is MEVFITEQLAINKSSTNLTPAIPSFTRRELEIIQLVVSGQKNREIGDKLFISEKTVKHHLTKIFRKLNINRRVQLKGLI
- a CDS encoding sorbosone dehydrogenase family protein; this encodes MPEGFVIEEYAKDLGSPRFMALSPDQGLFVTIIGEGTVVALSEKNGTVISNKVVAKGLKRPHGIAFHDGYLYIGETNQIVRFKYNGLNNDLGEKEILVPDLPTKGHFTRTVSFGPDGKMYVSIGSSCNVCIEDERRATIMRFDPDGKNGEIFARGLRNSVGIAWHPVTGELWATDNGRDWLGDNLPPDEVNIVSENKDYGWPYCYGDKIPDPDYGNPNRCQSTIAPVVEIQAHSAPLGLSFYEGEMFPEEYSGDLFVAYHGSWNRSIPTGYKVVRIKMKDGKPIETLDFAAGWLTATKKYGRPVDILVGKKGELYVSDDLEGIIYKISYNKQ
- the lipB gene encoding lipoyl(octanoyl) transferase LipB; translation: MNTLNVYKIGLVAYKDALDLQMRLIEKRKNGEIGDTLLLLEHPPTFTIGRKGDKGHLLINEKYLSERGIHFEEISRGGDITFHGPGQVVGYPILDLNSKGRDLHKYLRGLEEFIVSVLAGYEIEANRIEGLTGVWVDGHKIASIGVGVKRWITYHGFALNVNTDLSYFDMIVPCGIPDVKMTSVSGWLGRDEVAVEDIEESIIKEFIKTFNFDNARVLTTFDSTTENLLENDLLFNLDAESEKDKDLLI